From Bradysia coprophila strain Holo2 unplaced genomic scaffold, BU_Bcop_v1 contig_324, whole genome shotgun sequence, the proteins below share one genomic window:
- the LOC119079677 gene encoding G protein alpha i subunit isoform X1 encodes MGCAVSASRDKEAQERSKKIDARLRLDAERQAAEVKLLLLGAGESGKSTIVKQMKIIHETGYSPEECEQYRPVVYSNTIQSLMAIIRAMGQLRIDFADPNKTVSFTWICTHRVLNSKSIFFSKDIARQFFTYATQAEEGVLTPELVMLMKKLWSDPGVQLCFSRSREYQLNDSAAYYLNTLDRISQPNYIPTQQDVLRTRVKTTGIVETHFSFKGLHFKMFDVGGQRSERKKWIHCFEGVTAIIFCVALSGYDLVLAEDEEMNRMIESMKLFDSICNSKWFVETSIILFLNKKDLFEEKINRSPLTICFPEYTGSNTYEEASSYIRMKFENLNKRKDQKEIYTHLTCATDTNNIQFVFDAVTDVIIKNNLKDCGLF; translated from the exons ATGGGTTGTGCAGTTAGCGCATCTAGGGATAAAGAAGCCCAGGAAcgttcaaagaaaattgatgcTAGATTGAGACTCGATGCTGAACGACAGGCAGCTGAAGTGAAATTATTGCTTTTGG GTGCTGGCGAGTCCGGAAAATCGACCATcgtgaaacaaatgaaaattattcacGAAACAGGATATTCGCCGGAAGAATGTGAACAATATCGACCCGTCGTGTACAGTAACACAATACAGAGTTTAATGGCAATAATACGAGCGATGGGACAACTGCGCATTGATTTTGCCGATCCGAATAAAACAGTAAGTTTCACTTGGATCTGTACTCACCGAGTTCTCAActcaaaatcgatttttttttcaaaggaTATTGCACGACAGTTTTTCACATATGCAACCCAAGCGGAAGAGGGAGTTCTCACTCCAGAATTGGTgatgttaatgaaaaaattatgGTCTGATCCCGGTGTGCAATTGTGCTTTTCGAG GTCCCGTGAATATCAACTGAATGACTCAGCCGCTTATTACTTAAATACCTTAGATAGAATATCACAGCCTAATTATATTCCAACACAACAGGATGTGTTAAGAACTAGAGTTAAAACCACCGGCATAGTTGAAACACATTTCAGCTTTAAGGGACTACATTTCAA GATGTTTGATGTGGGAGGTCAACGCTCGGAACGAAAGAAATGGATTCACTGTTTCGAGGGCGTCACGGCTATTATATTCTGCGTTGCATTATCCGGCTACGATTTGGTGCTGGCCGAAGACGAAGAAATGAATCGGATGATCGAATCGATGAAGCTGTTCGATTCCATTTGCAATTCGAAATGGTTTGTGGAAACGTCGATCATTCTGTTCCTGAACAAAAAGGATCTGTTCGAAGAGAAGATAAATCGTTCGCCGCTGACGATCTGTTTCCCCGAGTACACAG GTTCGAATACATACGAGGAAGCGTCCAGCTACATACGAAtgaagtttgaaaatttgaataagcGAAAAGATCAGAAGGAGATTTATACGCATTTAACGTGTGCCACCGATACGAATAATATCCAATTTGTGTTTGATGCGGTCACCGATGTTATAATTAAGAATAATTTGAAAGATTGTGGTCTGTTTTAA
- the LOC119079677 gene encoding G protein alpha i subunit isoform X2 → MGCAVSASRDKEAQERSKKIDARLRLDAERQAAEVKLLLLGAGESGKSTIVKQMKIIHETGYSPEECEQYRPVVYSNTIQSLMAIIRAMGQLRIDFADPNKTDIARQFFTYATQAEEGVLTPELVMLMKKLWSDPGVQLCFSRSREYQLNDSAAYYLNTLDRISQPNYIPTQQDVLRTRVKTTGIVETHFSFKGLHFKMFDVGGQRSERKKWIHCFEGVTAIIFCVALSGYDLVLAEDEEMNRMIESMKLFDSICNSKWFVETSIILFLNKKDLFEEKINRSPLTICFPEYTGSNTYEEASSYIRMKFENLNKRKDQKEIYTHLTCATDTNNIQFVFDAVTDVIIKNNLKDCGLF, encoded by the exons ATGGGTTGTGCAGTTAGCGCATCTAGGGATAAAGAAGCCCAGGAAcgttcaaagaaaattgatgcTAGATTGAGACTCGATGCTGAACGACAGGCAGCTGAAGTGAAATTATTGCTTTTGG GTGCTGGCGAGTCCGGAAAATCGACCATcgtgaaacaaatgaaaattattcacGAAACAGGATATTCGCCGGAAGAATGTGAACAATATCGACCCGTCGTGTACAGTAACACAATACAGAGTTTAATGGCAATAATACGAGCGATGGGACAACTGCGCATTGATTTTGCCGATCCGAATAAAACA gaTATTGCACGACAGTTTTTCACATATGCAACCCAAGCGGAAGAGGGAGTTCTCACTCCAGAATTGGTgatgttaatgaaaaaattatgGTCTGATCCCGGTGTGCAATTGTGCTTTTCGAG GTCCCGTGAATATCAACTGAATGACTCAGCCGCTTATTACTTAAATACCTTAGATAGAATATCACAGCCTAATTATATTCCAACACAACAGGATGTGTTAAGAACTAGAGTTAAAACCACCGGCATAGTTGAAACACATTTCAGCTTTAAGGGACTACATTTCAA GATGTTTGATGTGGGAGGTCAACGCTCGGAACGAAAGAAATGGATTCACTGTTTCGAGGGCGTCACGGCTATTATATTCTGCGTTGCATTATCCGGCTACGATTTGGTGCTGGCCGAAGACGAAGAAATGAATCGGATGATCGAATCGATGAAGCTGTTCGATTCCATTTGCAATTCGAAATGGTTTGTGGAAACGTCGATCATTCTGTTCCTGAACAAAAAGGATCTGTTCGAAGAGAAGATAAATCGTTCGCCGCTGACGATCTGTTTCCCCGAGTACACAG GTTCGAATACATACGAGGAAGCGTCCAGCTACATACGAAtgaagtttgaaaatttgaataagcGAAAAGATCAGAAGGAGATTTATACGCATTTAACGTGTGCCACCGATACGAATAATATCCAATTTGTGTTTGATGCGGTCACCGATGTTATAATTAAGAATAATTTGAAAGATTGTGGTCTGTTTTAA